GTAAATCTGCTAAAGAGGTAAAGCACATACCTGCCGTTTTTGTTCATTTGCTTATCTTTAAGAAAACCAGTTGCACAGCATGTCCACCTTCACCCCCAAACAAGGCGCCTACCACCTCACCGAAAGGGAACTTCACTTTGGCTACAGTTTTCTGCCCGGATTTCTGTTTGTGGCCCTCATGTGGCTCGTTAGCCTGCTAAGCTACCTCACCGGTGCCAACCTGGGCTTTCTGGGGGTGTTGCCGCGCAGCTTTTTCGGGTTGATCGGGGTGTTCTTTGCCCCATTGATACACGGGGATCTGCTGCACTTGCTCTCCAACACGTTCCCGCTGCTGCTGCTTTCGGGCTTTATACTTTATATGCACCGCAATGTGGCCGTGAAGGTGATGGTGCTGGTGTACCTTTTAAGTGGGCTCCTGACCTGGCTCATCGGGCGGCAGTCGTACCACATCGGGGCGAGCGGCGTGGTGTACGGGTTGGCGGGTTTCCTGCTGTTTAACGGTTTTTTGCGCCAGAACCGCGGTGCCATGGCCGTTTCCTTGGCTATATTGTTCCTGTACAGCGGCCTCTTTTACGGACTGTTTCCGAACGATGAAGGCGTATCGTGGGAGGGGCACATCTCCGGGCTGGTGGCGGGCCTTGTGGCGGCTATCGCCTACGGAGAAGGCAACCCAGAGCCACAGGATAAGCCGTTGGAGCCAAGCCTGGTGCAGCGGCACATGAGCAATACCATGGGCCCTCACTACCAGCACCTGCACATCCACTACCAGGTGCGGCAACCCAGCAGGTCAGGTAGCTATACTTATAAGTACATTCCACCTGCCGCTGTTGCAGAAACGCCAACAAAGAAACAGGGCATTCCGTCTAAGGAAAGAGAACCGACGGAACAAGCGCTATGAATAAAAAGCAGCACGACATAAAGCACCGGAACCGCCCGCACAGCGATGACCCAACGCAGATGAGCACCGAAAACCTGGACCGCGACAACATTGGCACAGGCGCTGATGATGGGAAGCAAAGCAAGGTGCCTCTGATCATCACCGGGCTGATTATAGCGGCTCTGGTTGCGTCCTACTTTATTTTCCCCGGCTTTCAGCAAGGCGTGAAGGAGGCTTGGAGCGTGCTCTCAAGCGGCGATGAGCAGCGCATTTCGGATTGGGTGGGGCAGTTCGGCTTCTGGGGGCCATTCTTCATTGTCGCTGCCATGGTAGCGCAGATGTTCCTGCTCGTCATAAACGTGGTGGCGCTGATGCTGGTGGCCATCATTGCCTATGGCCCCTTCTGGGGCTCCGTTATCGCCATTTCAGCCGTGGTGGTTGCCTCCTCTATTGGCTATTGGATCGGGCACAGCCTGGGCGAAGCAGGCGTAAGCAAACTGATTGGGCGCAAATCTGAGCAGAAGATTGTTGGCTTTGTGGATGAATACGGCATCTGGGCAGTGATCATTGCCCGTATTTCGCCTTTCCTGTCGAACGACGCAGTAAGTTTTGTGGCTGGCCTGGCACGCATGGGCTATTTCAAATTCCTGTTTGCCACACTGGCGGGTATTATACCGCTAACAGTGCTGCTGGCTTGGCTTGGAGAGAATAACGACCGCCTGAAAAGCGGTTTAATCTGGGTTTCGGCCGTCAGCCTGACCCTTTTTATCGGCTACATCATCTACGATAAATACATCAAAAAAAGATAAGCACGGTGCATCATGCAGTTGCCTTCAAGCCAGCCCAAACAGCTGGCTTTTTTTCTTTTTCTGCAAGCAGGGAGGAGGCACGGGCAAAGATCTGCAGGCCGTGGAACAATCGGGGCTATTGCCAGCCGGCTAAGGAAAAGACGTGCGGGCTTTACCTTATTTCTGTACAAAACAGCCTCTCTTCAGGAGTAGGGTCCGGTGCTGTATAGGGTGTTATTTATACTTATTTATTGCAAATTAAATATTTATTATACTTAAAGTTATAACGACATTGAAATTTCTAATATAATCGCTCCAAACTCTTTAAAAGCAACTTGTGATAACCATTCAATTTATCTGTCGTAAAGGCGTGTTATTGTTTGAATAAATCGATGTTTCACGAAAAGGATTGCTTATGTTAAGGATTAAATTGCTGGCAGCTGTGGTTTCTATTGTCGTCGCCATGGTTGAAGAAATTTCCTGGTTTGAGGCAGAATCCCCCGCTCCGAAAATCGAACTACAACCAGAAGAAAAGCTCAAGGAATGGCCGCCGCTAGATGAAAAGGCCACAGCAGCAGAGACAGCAGAAGCCCCTGAACCTACCCCCACCCTCACCGTTTCTGCTTCTATTTACCACCCGGAGCCTGGCCAGACCGACAGTACCCCCTTCATTACCGCCGATGGCTCCCGCATCAACAAAAAGAACCCCGCTAAACACCGTTGGATTGCCATTTCACGAGACCTTCACTCCAAGTGGGGCGGCGACATTCAGTTTGGAGACTCCCTCTGGATAACCGGAATATCTGAGGATTTGGATGGAATGTATGTGGTGCGCGACGTAATGAACAA
Above is a window of Pontibacter akesuensis DNA encoding:
- a CDS encoding rhomboid family intramembrane serine protease, which gives rise to MSTFTPKQGAYHLTERELHFGYSFLPGFLFVALMWLVSLLSYLTGANLGFLGVLPRSFFGLIGVFFAPLIHGDLLHLLSNTFPLLLLSGFILYMHRNVAVKVMVLVYLLSGLLTWLIGRQSYHIGASGVVYGLAGFLLFNGFLRQNRGAMAVSLAILFLYSGLFYGLFPNDEGVSWEGHISGLVAGLVAAIAYGEGNPEPQDKPLEPSLVQRHMSNTMGPHYQHLHIHYQVRQPSRSGSYTYKYIPPAAVAETPTKKQGIPSKEREPTEQAL
- a CDS encoding TVP38/TMEM64 family protein produces the protein MNKKQHDIKHRNRPHSDDPTQMSTENLDRDNIGTGADDGKQSKVPLIITGLIIAALVASYFIFPGFQQGVKEAWSVLSSGDEQRISDWVGQFGFWGPFFIVAAMVAQMFLLVINVVALMLVAIIAYGPFWGSVIAISAVVVASSIGYWIGHSLGEAGVSKLIGRKSEQKIVGFVDEYGIWAVIIARISPFLSNDAVSFVAGLARMGYFKFLFATLAGIIPLTVLLAWLGENNDRLKSGLIWVSAVSLTLFIGYIIYDKYIKKR
- a CDS encoding RlpA-like double-psi beta-barrel domain-containing protein — encoded protein: MLRIKLLAAVVSIVVAMVEEISWFEAESPAPKIELQPEEKLKEWPPLDEKATAAETAEAPEPTPTLTVSASIYHPEPGQTDSTPFITADGSRINKKNPAKHRWIAISRDLHSKWGGDIQFGDSLWITGISEDLDGMYVVRDVMNKRIKKQVDILVGQNDDVMGFWDDVQIAKLN